One part of the Bacilli bacterium genome encodes these proteins:
- a CDS encoding carbohydrate ABC transporter permease encodes MTKKRNYFSASVTDKMFDICNIAFMLLVACVTLYPFLNVLAISLNDSMDAVRGGIYIWPRKFTLENYKSIFQFSGLLTGFKISVLRTVVGTILGLISSSMLAYTLSRKDYQARGFVSVFLAITMYVSGGLVPVFILMRDLHLMNTFAVYVLPGMVGAFNVFVIRSFMDGLPAALQESAKLDGANDFTIYLRVILPLCKPVLATIALFLAVGQWNSWFDTYLYNSSNENLTTLQFELMKVLQSTQSGNNADAHSQNLTQLLNKVSPESVKMAITMVVTVPILVVYPFLQRYFVKGMTLGAIKS; translated from the coding sequence ATGACAAAAAAACGCAATTATTTTAGCGCGTCCGTTACTGACAAAATGTTTGATATTTGCAATATCGCATTCATGCTGCTGGTTGCCTGCGTCACGTTGTATCCGTTTCTCAACGTTTTGGCCATTTCCCTGAACGATTCCATGGATGCGGTGCGCGGCGGCATCTACATATGGCCGCGGAAATTCACGCTGGAAAACTACAAGTCGATTTTTCAATTCAGCGGCTTGTTGACCGGTTTTAAAATCTCCGTGCTCAGAACCGTGGTCGGGACCATACTCGGGCTCATCAGCTCGTCCATGTTGGCCTATACGCTCAGCCGCAAAGATTACCAGGCGCGCGGATTTGTTTCTGTGTTTCTGGCCATCACCATGTATGTCTCCGGCGGATTGGTTCCCGTTTTTATCCTGATGCGCGACCTGCATTTGATGAATACGTTTGCGGTATATGTTTTGCCGGGGATGGTCGGCGCGTTTAACGTGTTTGTCATCCGCTCCTTTATGGACGGTCTCCCCGCCGCCTTGCAGGAATCGGCCAAGCTGGACGGAGCCAACGATTTTACGATTTACCTGCGGGTCATCTTGCCGCTGTGCAAGCCGGTATTGGCCACGATTGCCCTGTTTCTGGCCGTGGGACAATGGAATTCCTGGTTTGACACGTATTTGTACAACAGTTCCAACGAGAATTTGACAACCTTGCAGTTTGAACTGATGAAAGTTTTACAAAGTACGCAAAGCGGCAACAACGCCGACGCCCATTCGCAAAATTTGACGCAGCTGTTGAACAAGGTGTCGCCGGAGTCGGTCAAAATGGCGATTACGATGGTGGTCACCGTGCCGATTCTGGTCGTTTATCCGTTTTTGCAACGTTATTTTGTCAAGGGGATGACGCTTGGCGCTATCAAAAGCTGA
- a CDS encoding ABC transporter permease subunit, translated as MDAATAKQTLQPSRKVRRFWRIAFQQKYLYLMSLPFVAWVFVFSYLPLWGWTMAFQKYRPGRPFFEQKWVGLQNFSELFHDDRFYLVLRNTLAMSVMGLVVGFTVPIVFAILLNELRKQSFKRIVQTVSYLPHFVSWVVVAGIVYKMLSIDGGIVNVILQKLHIVDNPIQFMAKEHWFWGIVTVSDLWKEMGWNSIIYLAAITGIDPELYEAAKVDGAGRFRQNWHITIPGIRTTIIILLILSIGNLISIGFEKQFLLGNPLVKNYSDVLDLYALNYGIGLGRFSFGTAINMFNSVVSLVLLFIANGMFKRFAKESVM; from the coding sequence ATGGATGCGGCGACGGCAAAACAAACGCTTCAGCCGAGCCGTAAAGTTCGGCGGTTTTGGCGCATTGCCTTTCAGCAAAAATATTTATATTTGATGTCCTTGCCTTTTGTCGCCTGGGTGTTTGTGTTCAGTTACCTCCCGCTTTGGGGATGGACGATGGCGTTTCAAAAATACCGCCCCGGCCGGCCGTTTTTTGAACAGAAATGGGTTGGTTTGCAAAATTTTAGCGAACTGTTCCACGACGACCGCTTTTACCTTGTGCTGCGCAATACGCTGGCGATGAGCGTGATGGGTCTGGTGGTCGGTTTTACCGTTCCGATCGTGTTTGCGATATTGCTGAATGAATTGCGTAAGCAGTCATTCAAGCGCATTGTGCAGACCGTTTCCTATCTTCCGCATTTTGTTTCATGGGTGGTGGTCGCAGGCATCGTCTACAAGATGCTATCGATCGATGGCGGCATTGTGAATGTCATCCTGCAGAAGCTGCATATTGTGGACAACCCGATTCAGTTCATGGCGAAGGAACACTGGTTTTGGGGAATTGTAACCGTTTCCGATCTATGGAAAGAAATGGGCTGGAATTCAATCATCTATTTGGCGGCGATCACTGGCATCGATCCGGAGTTGTATGAAGCGGCGAAAGTCGACGGGGCCGGCCGCTTTCGGCAAAACTGGCATATTACGATCCCCGGCATCCGCACGACAATCATTATTCTGCTGATTTTGTCGATCGGGAATTTGATCAGCATCGGGTTTGAAAAGCAGTTTCTGCTGGGCAATCCGCTTGTCAAAAATTATTCCGACGTGCTGGATTTATACGCCTTAAACTACGGGATCGGCCTGGGGCGGTTTTCTTTCGGCACCGCGATCAATATGTTCAACTCGGTAGTCAGTCTGGTTCTGTTGTTTATCGCCAACGGCATGTTCAAACGCTTTGCCAAGGAAAGCGTCATGTAA